A single genomic interval of Staphylococcus hyicus harbors:
- a CDS encoding glycine C-acetyltransferase, which produces MVQKLNDFLQENIDYLKDNGLYNEIDSIEGANGPEIKINGKTYINLSSNNYLGLATNEDLKTAAKKAIDSHGVGAGAVRTINGTLDLHDELEQTLAKFKGTEAAIAYQSGFNCNMAAISAVMNKNDAILSDELNHASIIDGCRLSKAKIIRVKHSDMDDLREKAKEAVESGQYNKVMYITDGVFSMDGDVAKLPEIVEICEPLGIMIYVDDAHGSGVMGKGAGTVKHFGLQDKVDFQIGTLSKAIGVVGGYVAGSQQLIDWLKAQSRPFLFSTSLAPGDTKAITEAVNKLMASTELHDKLWDNAKYLKDGLSKLGFDIGDSETPITPVIIGDEKKTQEFSKRLMDEGVYVKSIVFPTVPRGTGRVRNMPTAAHTKDMLDQALEVYERVGKELNVIQ; this is translated from the coding sequence ATGGTCCAAAAGTTAAATGATTTTTTACAAGAAAACATTGACTACCTCAAAGATAATGGTTTGTATAATGAAATTGATTCAATTGAAGGGGCAAATGGTCCGGAAATTAAAATCAACGGGAAAACATATATTAACCTGTCTTCAAACAACTACTTAGGATTGGCAACAAACGAAGATCTTAAAACAGCAGCAAAAAAGGCGATTGACTCACACGGTGTAGGTGCCGGTGCAGTACGTACAATCAACGGTACTTTAGATTTACATGATGAACTCGAGCAAACATTAGCTAAATTTAAAGGTACCGAAGCAGCCATCGCATACCAATCTGGTTTTAATTGTAATATGGCTGCAATTTCTGCAGTTATGAATAAAAATGACGCAATTTTATCTGATGAATTAAACCATGCGTCTATCATTGATGGATGTCGTTTATCTAAAGCAAAAATCATACGTGTAAAACATTCTGATATGGATGATTTACGTGAAAAAGCGAAGGAAGCTGTGGAATCAGGCCAATATAATAAAGTGATGTACATTACTGATGGTGTCTTCAGTATGGATGGGGATGTAGCGAAACTACCTGAGATTGTAGAAATTTGTGAGCCATTAGGCATTATGATTTATGTTGATGATGCGCATGGTTCTGGTGTTATGGGTAAAGGTGCTGGAACGGTGAAACACTTTGGTTTACAAGACAAAGTGGATTTTCAAATTGGGACATTATCAAAAGCAATCGGTGTTGTAGGTGGTTATGTCGCTGGTTCACAACAATTAATCGATTGGTTAAAAGCACAATCTCGTCCATTCTTATTCTCAACATCATTAGCACCTGGAGATACAAAAGCGATCACTGAAGCTGTAAATAAATTAATGGCGTCAACAGAATTACACGATAAACTATGGGATAATGCGAAATACCTTAAAGATGGTTTATCAAAATTAGGTTTCGACATTGGTGACTCCGAAACACCAATCACACCAGTAATTATAGGTGATGAAAAGAAAACGCAAGAATTTAGTAAGCGTTTAATGGATGAAGGTGTTTACGTAAAATCAATCGTCTTCCCAACTGTCCCACGTGGCACAGGTCGTGTGAGAAATATGCCTACTGCAGCACATACAAAAGACATGTTAGATCAAGCATTAGAAGTCTATGAGCGCGTAGGTAAAGAACTTAACGTCATTCAATAG
- the rpsG gene encoding 30S ribosomal protein S7, giving the protein MPRKGSVPKRDVLPDPIHNSKLVTKLINKIMLDGKRGTAQRILYSAFDLVQERSGRDAMEVFDEAINNIMPVLEVKARRVGGSNYQVPVEVRPERRTTLGLRWLVNYARLRGEKTMEERLANEILDAANNTGGAVKKREDTHKMAEANKAFAHYRW; this is encoded by the coding sequence ATGCCTCGTAAAGGATCAGTACCTAAAAGAGATGTGTTACCAGATCCAATTCACAACTCTAAATTAGTGACAAAATTAATCAATAAGATCATGTTAGATGGTAAACGTGGAACAGCTCAACGTATTCTTTATTCAGCATTCGACTTAGTTCAAGAACGTTCAGGTCGCGATGCAATGGAAGTTTTCGATGAAGCAATCAACAACATTATGCCAGTACTTGAAGTTAAAGCTCGCCGTGTAGGTGGTTCTAACTACCAAGTACCTGTAGAAGTTCGTCCAGAGCGTCGTACTACTTTAGGTTTACGTTGGTTAGTAAACTATGCGCGTCTTCGTGGTGAAAAAACTATGGAAGAGCGTTTAGCTAACGAAATCTTAGACGCTGCTAACAACACTGGTGGTGCCGTTAAGAAACGTGAAGACACGCACAAAATGGCTGAAGCGAACAAAGCATTCGCTCACTACCGTTGGTAA
- the tuf gene encoding elongation factor Tu — protein MAKEKFDRSKEHANIGTIGHVDHGKTTLTAAIATVLAKHGDSVAQSYDMIDNAPEEKERGITINTSHIEYQTEKRHYAHVDCPGHADYVKNMITGAAQMDGGILVVSAADGPMPQTREHILLSRNVGVPALVVFLNKVDMVDDEELLELVEMEVRDLLSEYDFPGDDIPVIAGSALKALEGDADYEAKILELMDAVDNYIPTPERDSDKPFMMPVEDVFSITGRGTVATGRVERGQIKVGEEVEIIGLTEESSKTTVTGVEMFRKLLDYAEAGDNIGALLRGVAREDVQRGQVLAAPGSITPHTKFKAEVYVLSKDEGGRHTPFFSNYRPQFYFRTTDVTGVVHLPEGTEMVMPGDNVEMDVELISPIAIEDGTRFSIREGGRTVGSGVVTAIEK, from the coding sequence ATGGCTAAAGAAAAATTCGATCGCTCAAAAGAACATGCCAATATTGGTACTATCGGTCACGTTGACCATGGTAAAACTACATTAACAGCTGCTATCGCTACAGTATTAGCGAAGCACGGTGACTCAGTTGCACAATCATACGACATGATTGACAACGCTCCAGAAGAAAAAGAACGTGGTATCACAATCAACACGTCTCACATCGAGTACCAAACTGAAAAACGTCACTATGCGCACGTTGACTGCCCAGGACACGCTGACTACGTTAAAAACATGATCACTGGTGCTGCTCAAATGGACGGCGGTATCTTAGTAGTATCTGCTGCTGACGGTCCAATGCCACAAACTCGTGAGCACATCCTTTTATCACGTAACGTTGGTGTACCAGCATTAGTTGTATTCTTAAACAAAGTTGACATGGTTGACGATGAAGAATTATTAGAATTAGTAGAAATGGAAGTTCGTGACTTATTATCTGAATACGACTTCCCAGGCGATGACATCCCTGTAATCGCTGGTTCAGCATTAAAAGCTTTAGAAGGCGACGCTGACTACGAAGCTAAAATCTTAGAATTAATGGACGCTGTAGATAACTACATCCCAACTCCAGAACGTGATTCTGACAAACCATTCATGATGCCTGTTGAGGACGTATTCTCAATCACAGGTCGTGGTACAGTTGCTACTGGCCGTGTTGAACGTGGTCAAATCAAAGTTGGTGAAGAAGTTGAAATCATCGGTTTAACTGAAGAATCTTCTAAAACAACTGTTACAGGTGTTGAAATGTTCCGTAAGTTATTAGACTACGCTGAAGCTGGTGACAACATCGGTGCATTATTACGTGGTGTTGCACGTGAAGACGTACAACGTGGACAAGTATTAGCTGCTCCAGGTTCAATCACACCTCATACAAAATTTAAAGCGGAAGTTTACGTATTATCTAAAGACGAAGGTGGTCGTCATACACCATTCTTCTCTAACTACCGCCCACAATTCTATTTCCGTACTACTGACGTAACTGGCGTTGTTCACTTACCAGAAGGTACTGAAATGGTTATGCCTGGCGATAACGTAGAAATGGACGTTGAGTTAATTTCTCCAATCGCTATCGAAGACGGTACACGTTTCTCTATCCGTGAAGGTGGACGTACTGTAGGATCAGGCGTTGTAACAGCTATCGAAAAATAA
- the fusA gene encoding elongation factor G, translated as MGRDFSLKNTRNIGIMAHIDAGKTTTTERILYYTGRIHKIGETHEGASQMDWMEQEQDRGITITSAATTAAWNGHRVNIIDTPGHVDFTVEVERSLRVLDGAVTVLDAQSGVEPQTETVWRQATTYGVPRIVFVNKMDKMGANFDYAVSTLHDRLQANAAPIQLPIGAEDEFQAIIDLVTMKCFKYNNDLGTDIEETDIPEDMQERAEEAREALIEAVAETNDDLMEKYLGGEEITVDELKDAIRQATTDVEFYPVLCGTAFKNKGVQLMLDAVIDYLPSPLDVKPIVGHRADNPEEEVIAKADDSAEFAALAFKVMTDPYVGKLTFFRVYSGTLTSGSYVKNSTKGKRERVGRILQMHANSREEISSVYSGDIAAAVGLKDTGTGDTLCGEKNDIILESMEFPEPVIHLSVEPKSKADQDKMTQALVKLQEEDPTFKAHTDEETGQVIIGGMGELHLDIIVDRMKKEFNVEANVGAPMVSYRETFKSAAAVQGKFSRQSGGRGQYGDVHIEFTPNETGAGFEFENAIVGGVVPREYIPSVEQGLKDAMENGVLAGYPLIDVKAKLFDGSYHDVDSSEMAFKIAASLALKEAAKKCNPVILEPMMKVTIEMPEEYMGDIMGDVTARRGRVDGMEPRGNAQVVNAYVPLSEMFGYATSLRSNTQGRGTYTMYFDHYAEVPKSISEEIIKKNKGE; from the coding sequence ATGGGAAGAGACTTTTCTTTAAAGAACACGCGTAATATCGGTATCATGGCGCACATCGATGCTGGTAAAACGACTACTACTGAACGTATTCTTTATTACACTGGACGTATCCATAAAATTGGTGAAACACATGAAGGTGCTTCACAAATGGACTGGATGGAGCAAGAGCAAGACCGTGGTATTACGATTACATCAGCTGCTACAACAGCTGCTTGGAATGGTCACCGTGTTAACATCATCGACACACCTGGACACGTAGACTTCACAGTGGAAGTTGAACGTTCATTACGTGTACTTGATGGTGCGGTAACAGTACTTGACGCACAATCAGGTGTAGAACCTCAAACTGAAACAGTTTGGCGTCAAGCGACAACATACGGCGTTCCTCGTATCGTATTCGTAAACAAAATGGACAAAATGGGTGCAAACTTCGATTACGCTGTAAGCACTTTACATGACCGTTTACAAGCAAATGCAGCTCCAATCCAATTACCAATTGGTGCTGAAGATGAATTCCAAGCGATCATTGACTTAGTAACAATGAAATGCTTCAAATATAACAATGACTTAGGTACAGACATTGAGGAAACTGATATTCCTGAAGATATGCAAGAACGTGCTGAAGAAGCGCGTGAAGCATTAATCGAAGCTGTAGCTGAAACAAACGATGACTTAATGGAAAAATACTTAGGTGGAGAAGAAATCACTGTAGATGAGCTTAAAGACGCTATCCGTCAAGCTACTACAGACGTTGAATTCTACCCAGTATTATGTGGTACTGCATTCAAGAACAAAGGTGTTCAATTAATGTTAGATGCCGTTATCGATTACTTACCATCACCACTTGATGTTAAGCCAATCGTTGGTCATCGTGCTGACAACCCTGAAGAAGAAGTTATCGCGAAAGCGGACGACAGTGCTGAATTCGCAGCATTAGCGTTTAAAGTTATGACTGACCCTTATGTTGGGAAATTAACATTCTTCCGTGTGTACTCAGGTACATTAACTTCAGGTTCTTATGTTAAAAACTCTACGAAAGGTAAACGTGAACGTGTAGGTCGTATCCTACAAATGCACGCGAACTCTCGTGAAGAAATCAGCTCTGTATATTCTGGTGATATCGCAGCTGCTGTAGGTCTTAAAGACACTGGTACAGGTGACACACTTTGTGGAGAGAAAAATGACATCATCTTAGAGTCAATGGAATTCCCAGAGCCAGTTATCCACTTATCAGTAGAACCTAAATCAAAAGCTGACCAAGATAAAATGACTCAAGCGCTTGTGAAACTTCAAGAAGAAGACCCAACATTCAAAGCGCATACAGATGAAGAAACTGGTCAAGTTATCATTGGTGGTATGGGTGAGCTTCACCTTGACATCATTGTTGACCGTATGAAGAAAGAATTTAACGTAGAAGCAAACGTTGGTGCGCCAATGGTATCTTACCGTGAAACGTTCAAATCAGCAGCTGCTGTTCAAGGTAAATTCTCTCGTCAATCTGGTGGTCGTGGTCAATACGGTGACGTTCACATCGAATTCACACCTAACGAAACAGGTGCTGGTTTCGAATTCGAAAACGCTATCGTTGGTGGTGTCGTTCCTCGTGAATACATTCCATCAGTTGAACAAGGTCTTAAAGACGCAATGGAAAACGGTGTCTTAGCTGGATATCCATTAATCGATGTTAAAGCAAAATTATTTGACGGTTCATACCATGATGTCGATTCATCTGAAATGGCCTTCAAAATTGCTGCATCATTAGCACTTAAAGAAGCTGCTAAAAAATGTAACCCAGTTATCTTAGAACCAATGATGAAAGTTACAATCGAAATGCCTGAAGAGTACATGGGTGACATCATGGGTGACGTTACTGCACGTCGTGGCCGTGTAGACGGTATGGAACCACGTGGTAACGCACAAGTTGTTAACGCATACGTACCACTTTCAGAAATGTTCGGTTATGCAACATCATTACGCTCTAACACGCAAGGTCGCGGTACGTACACAATGTACTTCGATCATTATGCAGAGGTTCCTAAATCAATCTCTGAAGAAATTATTAAAAAGAACAAAGGTGAATAA
- a CDS encoding L-threonine 3-dehydrogenase, whose translation MRKIFITGALGQIGTELVAKCREIYGNENVLATDIREPEAGSIVAEGPFEILDVTDAEKMEQLVEAFQPDTMMHMAALLSATAEQKPLLAWHLNMGGLVNALEVARKYHLQFFTPSSIGAFGPNTPKKNTPQVTIQRPNTMYGVNKVSGELLCDYYFTKFGVDTRSVRFPGLISYVKEPGGGTTDYAVDIYFKAVREGKYTSYIAKDTYMDMMFMDDAIDAIIQLMEADSGKLIHRNAYNLSAMSIEPEMVKEAIQEHMPNFTLDYDVDPVRQGIADSWPDSIDTSCARGEWGFNPKYDLKAMTTRMIEAIQEKEANKA comes from the coding sequence ATGAGAAAAATATTTATAACAGGTGCTCTGGGCCAAATTGGAACAGAACTTGTCGCAAAATGTCGTGAAATTTATGGGAATGAAAATGTATTAGCAACAGATATTCGTGAGCCAGAAGCAGGTTCAATTGTTGCTGAAGGGCCATTTGAAATTTTAGATGTGACAGACGCTGAAAAAATGGAACAATTAGTCGAAGCGTTCCAACCTGATACAATGATGCATATGGCTGCACTTTTATCTGCTACTGCAGAACAAAAACCACTTTTAGCGTGGCACCTCAACATGGGAGGCTTAGTGAATGCCCTTGAAGTTGCACGCAAATATCACTTACAATTTTTCACACCAAGTTCTATCGGTGCATTCGGACCTAACACACCGAAAAAGAATACGCCACAAGTGACAATTCAACGTCCAAACACAATGTATGGGGTAAACAAAGTGTCTGGTGAACTACTTTGTGATTATTACTTTACAAAATTTGGCGTTGATACACGTAGCGTCCGTTTCCCTGGATTAATTTCTTACGTTAAAGAACCAGGTGGCGGCACAACAGACTACGCTGTAGATATATATTTTAAAGCAGTACGCGAAGGCAAATACACAAGCTATATTGCGAAAGATACGTATATGGATATGATGTTCATGGATGATGCTATCGATGCAATTATCCAATTGATGGAAGCAGATAGTGGTAAATTAATTCATCGTAATGCATATAACTTAAGTGCGATGAGCATCGAGCCAGAAATGGTAAAAGAAGCCATTCAAGAACATATGCCTAACTTTACATTAGATTATGATGTAGATCCAGTACGCCAAGGCATTGCGGATAGTTGGCCTGACAGTATTGATACAAGCTGTGCACGTGGTGAATGGGGCTTTAACCCTAAATACGATCTTAAAGCTATGACAACACGCATGATTGAAGCCATTCAAGAAAAAGAGGCGAATAAAGCTTAA
- the rpsL gene encoding 30S ribosomal protein S12, translated as MPTINQLVRKPRQSKTKKSDSPALNRGFNSQKKQFTKLNSPQKRGVCTRVGTMTPKKPNSALRKYARVRLSNNIEINAYIPGIGHNLQEHSVVLVRGGRVKDLPGVRYHIVRGALDTSGVDGRMQGRSLYGTKKPKK; from the coding sequence ATGCCTACTATTAACCAATTAGTACGTAAACCAAGACAAAGCAAAACTAAGAAATCTGACTCACCAGCTTTAAACAGAGGTTTCAACAGTCAAAAGAAACAATTCACGAAGTTAAACTCTCCACAAAAACGTGGTGTGTGTACACGTGTTGGTACTATGACTCCTAAAAAACCTAACTCAGCGTTACGTAAATATGCACGTGTGCGTTTATCAAACAACATTGAAATCAACGCATACATCCCTGGTATCGGACACAACTTACAAGAGCACAGTGTTGTACTTGTACGTGGTGGACGTGTAAAAGACTTACCTGGTGTGCGTTACCATATCGTACGTGGTGCGTTAGATACTTCTGGTGTTGATGGACGTATGCAAGGACGTTCATTATACGGAACTAAAAAACCTAAGAAATAA
- a CDS encoding amidohydrolase, whose protein sequence is MMDWFQLAREKESRMIETRRYLHQYPEVSFFEKHTHDYIVQRLEQLDFDINDQVGQNGIIAKISGHQHGPTIALRADFDALPIDDLKDVPYRSKVPGVMHACGHDGHTATLLTVAELLHEHQTKLKGTVVLIFQYGEEVTPGGAQEMIADNALMGVDKIYGNHLWSGYPTGTIHTRPGPMMAQPDEFNITIHGKGGHGAKPHETIDPVVILAEFILSTQKIVSRTIDPVKQAVISFGKIQAGEADNVIPDTAICRGTVRTFETEVQRHIYHKMDKLLQGLALANDITYDFDYIKGYLPVYNHEASAHLVKEAANSLNFRYHDADLMMVGEDFSYYLKARPGAFFFTGCGNPEKNSEWPHHSPHFDIDESAMKYTVSTFMKILELENVL, encoded by the coding sequence TTGATGGATTGGTTCCAGCTTGCGCGTGAAAAAGAATCGCGGATGATAGAAACGCGTCGATATCTTCATCAATACCCAGAAGTATCTTTTTTTGAAAAACATACGCATGACTATATTGTTCAGCGTCTTGAACAACTTGATTTTGATATAAATGATCAAGTTGGACAAAATGGGATCATCGCTAAAATCTCCGGTCATCAACATGGCCCTACGATTGCCTTAAGAGCTGATTTTGATGCACTTCCGATTGACGATTTAAAAGACGTTCCTTATCGCTCTAAAGTACCTGGCGTCATGCATGCATGTGGTCATGATGGCCATACCGCAACATTACTTACTGTAGCGGAATTATTACATGAACATCAAACAAAACTTAAAGGTACAGTCGTGCTCATTTTCCAATATGGTGAAGAAGTAACACCTGGTGGTGCTCAGGAAATGATTGCTGATAATGCGTTAATGGGTGTCGATAAAATTTATGGTAATCATTTGTGGAGTGGCTATCCAACAGGGACGATTCACACTAGACCCGGTCCAATGATGGCGCAACCAGATGAGTTTAACATTACAATCCATGGTAAAGGTGGTCATGGCGCAAAACCGCATGAAACGATAGATCCTGTCGTCATTCTCGCTGAATTTATATTAAGCACTCAAAAAATCGTATCCCGTACTATAGATCCAGTAAAACAAGCCGTGATTTCATTCGGTAAAATTCAAGCCGGTGAAGCAGACAATGTCATTCCTGATACAGCCATTTGTAGAGGGACTGTCAGAACGTTTGAAACAGAAGTACAGCGACATATTTATCATAAAATGGACAAACTACTTCAGGGCTTAGCTTTGGCAAATGATATTACGTACGACTTTGATTATATTAAAGGTTATTTGCCTGTTTATAATCACGAAGCTTCTGCACATCTCGTTAAAGAAGCTGCCAACAGCCTTAATTTTAGATATCATGATGCCGATTTAATGATGGTCGGTGAAGACTTTTCATATTACTTAAAAGCACGTCCAGGCGCTTTTTTCTTCACTGGTTGTGGCAATCCAGAGAAAAATAGTGAATGGCCACATCATAGCCCGCACTTTGATATCGATGAATCTGCGATGAAATACACTGTCAGTACATTTATGAAAATACTAGAACTTGAAAACGTTTTATAA
- a CDS encoding ribosomal L7Ae/L30e/S12e/Gadd45 family protein, with translation MSNEKVTRLNKQAYVVGLKQTLKALENQNVSQLIIGEDVNVHLLARVLSFANQNNVPISFFESQKALGEHVGINVKATVVALLK, from the coding sequence ATGTCTAATGAAAAAGTCACACGCTTAAACAAACAAGCCTACGTTGTTGGTTTGAAACAGACGCTTAAAGCGTTGGAAAATCAAAACGTATCACAATTGATTATCGGCGAAGATGTTAATGTGCATCTCTTAGCGCGCGTGTTAAGCTTTGCCAATCAAAATAACGTACCAATTTCGTTTTTTGAGAGCCAAAAAGCTTTAGGAGAACATGTTGGTATTAATGTAAAGGCAACGGTTGTTGCTTTGCTCAAATGA